Below is a genomic region from Miscanthus floridulus cultivar M001 chromosome 1, ASM1932011v1, whole genome shotgun sequence.
TGCCATCGTGTGTGTATGCTACTGGTATAAGTAGCAGAGACTAAGTAGTTGATGTAAGCGCATTACTACTGGTGTAATTGCGTTTGTATTCTCCAGTAAACATCAGTGAAAAGAGCACTATCCTCCGGCAGTTGCCGTTCGTGTACTCGTCtgttcttctttgttcttgcgcGCTCTGCGATCTAGGCTAGCTAGTCACCGTGTTCATAGCTGTGATTTGATCCTCGTTGCTAACAGAGGTTACGTACATGTTTTGAGCGGTGCAACTCAAGCTTAAATCCATGTAAGAACAGATAGAAATCTGGCTAGAGAGAAAGCAGTACTATATAATTTATTATCTACAGAAAATTGGAAGTCTACACATTGTCGTAACAAACAATAATTTGATACACAGTGTTGAGAAAGCATAGTGTTGAAACATGCATGGTATATATGTAGGCCTTCAGGTCTGTGTTGCATGCATCCCCGTCTTCCATTTTTTTCAACCCATGCCATTGCACTGTACCTTCAGGAGGAGATCACGTAGCAGAGAGCCAGAGATGATCACAAAACACACTCTCCATTCCACTGAACCACATGAGAAATGGCTAAGAAGATGGTTCACTCACTCTCTGCTGCTTGCAAGATCGATTTAGTAGTTAAAATTCTGGTTTGTGTTGAAGGTCATGCCGAACTGCCACCATCCTGGCACTACGTTGAGGAACTGGATGTACTGCCCACCTGTGCTGGTCACGGCGAAGCTAAGCCCCTGGCCGACGAGCCCGGCGAGCGCCTGCCAGTTGGCGCCCCAGTTCCTGGACATCTGGATCCACCCCGTGTTATCGCCCTTGATCCAGGCGGCGGCCACGGACCCGCTGCCAGCGAGGTTCTGGATATTCACGAGCAGGAAGTAGTAGTTGCCGGCCATGCTGAAGCGCACGCCGCCGTTGCGCCAGCACTTGACCTGCTGGTACTGCACCGGGATGATGCCGCCGCTGTAGACGCCGATGTTCTCCCACGCCGGCTGGGACATGTCGAAGTGGGGCAGCCCCGGGCCGCACCACCCGCCTTTGGGCAGCGCGTAGTTGGATGGGCACAGGTTGGTGGCCGTCACGGTGATCCATGTGCCAGGCTTGCA
It encodes:
- the LOC136488297 gene encoding expansin-A31-like; its protein translation is MSTTEMAKSLMLFCTALAACLALAAADWSQGTATFYGGPDGSDTMGGACGYENLYNAGYGVNNAALSPVLFNDGASCGQCYVIICDASRPGGQYCKPGTWITVTATNLCPSNYALPKGGWCGPGLPHFDMSQPAWENIGVYSGGIIPVQYQQVKCWRNGGVRFSMAGNYYFLLVNIQNLAGSGSVAAAWIKGDNTGWIQMSRNWGANWQALAGLVGQGLSFAVTSTGGQYIQFLNVVPGWWQFGMTFNTNQNFNY